One window of the Labilibaculum sp. genome contains the following:
- a CDS encoding stage II sporulation protein M yields MKANKLKPLALCLSLFSIGIIIGELLSTPVDSQTIQTPKTLIEIQSFNFEAFFNILSNNLLVAFCLSILGYLTGGIMSCLVLIWNGVIIGLITPKNLNTGNFFNFIEYFIYHGVIEILAFFLFAIIGMKGFYFYKKLMTYQSLPSLPHWKEFTLPLSFLIIAAVIESYLIQNYTP; encoded by the coding sequence ATGAAAGCAAATAAATTAAAGCCTTTAGCACTGTGCTTATCTTTATTTTCGATAGGCATTATTATAGGAGAATTACTGTCAACACCAGTGGACTCCCAAACTATACAAACACCAAAAACTTTAATCGAAATTCAAAGTTTCAATTTCGAAGCATTCTTTAATATTCTTAGTAATAACTTACTTGTAGCATTCTGCCTATCGATACTTGGATATTTAACAGGAGGAATAATGTCATGCCTAGTGTTAATATGGAATGGGGTAATCATAGGTCTCATCACACCTAAAAATCTTAACACTGGAAATTTCTTTAATTTTATTGAATACTTTATATACCATGGGGTCATAGAAATACTTGCATTTTTTTTATTTGCGATAATTGGAATGAAAGGGTTTTATTTTTATAAAAAACTAATGACTTATCAAAGCCTCCCTAGCCTACCACATTGGAAAGAATTTACTTTACCGTTATCCTTTTTAATAATAGCAGCAGTTATTGAAAGTTATTTAATACAAAACTACACACCATGA
- a CDS encoding HTH domain-containing protein yields MTHLDFLEKTEYIKELINTGKTGNPTELAQRLNISERSLSRLIKTLKENNYPISYCRTKQSYIID; encoded by the coding sequence ATGACACACTTAGACTTTCTTGAGAAAACGGAGTATATTAAAGAACTAATAAACACTGGTAAAACAGGCAACCCGACAGAATTAGCACAACGGTTAAATATTTCGGAACGCAGTCTTTCCAGACTGATAAAAACCTTAAAAGAAAACAATTACCCCATTAGCTACTGCCGCACAAAACAATCCTACATAATAGATTAA
- the sufB gene encoding Fe-S cluster assembly protein SufB: MAKEEQDKILDEVTQSDYKYGFVTDIENDDIGKGLSEDVIRMISAKKNEPEFMLEFRLKAYRHWLTMKMPEWAYLKIPPIDYQDIIYYSAPKQKAKLESMDDVDPEIRATFDKLGIPLDEQKLLSNVAVDVVMDSSSVKTTFKQALAEKGVIFCSFSDAVQEHPDLIQEYMGTVVPIQDNFFAALNSAVFSDGSFVYIPKGVRCPMELSTYFRINAENTGQFERTLIVCEEESYVSYLEGCTAPMRDENQLHAAIVEIIVKDNAEVKYSTVQNWYPGNKDGLGGIYNFVTKRGICEGKNAKLMWAQVETGSAVTWKYPSTILKGDGSSSEFYSVAVTNNHQQADTGSKMIHIGNNTKSTIISKGISAGKSSNSYRGLVKVTKNCEGARNFSQCDSLLLGDKCGAHTFPYLEIGNKSAKVEHEATTSKIGEDQIFYCNQRGISTEDAIGLIVNGYAKEVINKMPMEFAVEAQKLLAISLEGSVG; this comes from the coding sequence ATGGCAAAAGAAGAACAAGATAAAATATTAGATGAGGTAACGCAAAGCGATTATAAATACGGCTTTGTTACCGACATTGAAAATGATGATATAGGCAAAGGTCTTAGCGAGGATGTTATTCGAATGATATCTGCTAAAAAAAACGAGCCGGAATTTATGCTTGAATTTAGATTGAAAGCGTATCGTCATTGGCTGACTATGAAAATGCCGGAATGGGCCTACTTAAAGATTCCTCCGATTGATTATCAGGATATCATTTACTACTCGGCACCAAAACAAAAAGCGAAACTGGAGAGCATGGATGATGTAGATCCTGAAATTCGTGCCACTTTCGATAAGCTTGGGATTCCTTTGGATGAACAAAAACTGTTGTCGAATGTTGCAGTTGATGTGGTGATGGATTCATCGTCGGTAAAAACGACATTTAAACAAGCTTTGGCTGAAAAAGGGGTTATTTTCTGTTCGTTTAGTGATGCAGTTCAGGAACATCCCGATTTAATTCAGGAATATATGGGAACGGTTGTTCCAATTCAGGATAACTTTTTTGCAGCCCTTAACTCAGCGGTATTCTCCGATGGATCATTTGTTTACATCCCGAAAGGGGTTCGCTGTCCAATGGAGCTGTCTACCTATTTCCGTATCAATGCTGAAAATACAGGGCAGTTCGAGCGTACATTAATCGTGTGTGAGGAGGAGAGCTACGTAAGTTATTTGGAAGGATGTACGGCACCCATGCGTGACGAAAATCAGCTGCATGCAGCTATCGTCGAAATTATTGTGAAGGATAATGCAGAGGTGAAATACTCTACGGTTCAAAACTGGTATCCGGGGAATAAAGACGGACTGGGTGGTATTTACAATTTTGTGACTAAACGGGGTATTTGCGAAGGTAAAAATGCAAAGTTAATGTGGGCTCAGGTGGAGACCGGATCGGCAGTTACCTGGAAATATCCTTCTACTATATTAAAGGGTGATGGCTCGTCGAGTGAGTTTTATTCGGTAGCAGTAACTAATAATCATCAGCAGGCTGATACCGGATCAAAAATGATTCACATTGGTAACAATACCAAAAGTACAATCATATCAAAAGGAATATCAGCAGGAAAAAGCAGCAACTCCTACCGTGGATTGGTTAAGGTAACCAAGAATTGTGAAGGAGCTCGTAACTTTTCTCAATGTGATTCATTACTTTTAGGAGATAAATGTGGAGCACATACTTTCCCATATCTCGAAATTGGCAATAAATCGGCTAAGGTAGAACACGAAGCGACTACTTCTAAAATTGGTGAAGATCAAATTTTCTACTGCAATCAGCGGGGGATTTCTACCGAGGATGCTATTGGTTTAATTGTTAATGGCTATGCCAAAGAGGTAATCAACAAAATGCCTATGGAATTTGCTGTAGAAGCTCAAAAGCTTCTGGCGATCAGTTTGGAAGGATCCGTAGGTTAA
- the sufC gene encoding Fe-S cluster assembly ATPase SufC, whose translation MLSIKNLHVSIDGKEILKGINLEIKPGEVHAIMGPNGAGKSTLASVLAGRDLYEVTEGEITFQGKNLLDMAPEDRAKEGIFLGFQYPIEIPGVSTVNFMKTAVNEHRKHKGLDPLTASDFLKLMRDKKALVEIDSKLTNRSVNEGFSGGEKKKNEIFQMAMLEPKLAVLDETDSGLDIDALRVVANGVNKLKTADNSTIVITHYQRLLDYIVPDVVHVLFNGRIVKTAGKELALELEEKGYDWIKEENGK comes from the coding sequence ATGTTAAGTATTAAAAATTTACACGTTTCCATTGATGGAAAAGAAATCTTAAAAGGAATTAATCTTGAGATTAAGCCTGGAGAAGTTCATGCTATTATGGGACCTAATGGTGCTGGTAAAAGTACTTTAGCTTCAGTATTGGCAGGAAGAGATTTGTATGAAGTAACCGAAGGTGAAATTACATTTCAAGGAAAAAACTTGTTGGATATGGCGCCGGAAGATCGTGCTAAAGAAGGAATTTTCTTGGGTTTTCAATACCCAATAGAAATCCCTGGAGTTTCCACGGTTAATTTCATGAAAACTGCGGTCAACGAACACCGCAAACACAAAGGATTGGATCCGTTAACGGCATCTGATTTTTTAAAGTTGATGCGCGATAAAAAAGCATTGGTTGAAATCGACTCAAAACTGACAAATCGTTCTGTAAACGAGGGCTTTTCAGGTGGAGAGAAGAAAAAAAATGAGATTTTTCAAATGGCGATGCTGGAACCTAAATTGGCGGTTTTAGATGAAACCGATTCAGGATTGGATATTGATGCTCTGCGAGTTGTTGCAAATGGGGTGAATAAATTGAAAACAGCCGATAATTCAACAATTGTGATCACTCACTACCAACGTTTGTTGGATTATATTGTACCGGATGTAGTTCATGTTTTGTTTAACGGTCGAATTGTTAAAACTGCCGGCAAAGAGCTTGCTCTGGAGCTGGAAGAAAAAGGATACGACTGGATTAAGGAAGAAAACGGAAAATAG
- the sufD gene encoding Fe-S cluster assembly protein SufD — translation MADINTINKDFADLFEQGKELLSNGSSACMNEARGKAFVQFQKLGVPTRANENYKYTNLIPAFDHPYNVNLRYMEVDVDLNDIFQCDVPELDTNMVLLTNGWFYGNNKVLTELPEGVIVCGIQEAAQKYPDIFNAHYGKYAKPEEDGIVALNTALAKDGLFIYVPKGVVIERAIQVVNLLRSDRDLMATQRNLFVIEENAQAKIIVCDHTLTHHKYLSNSVTEVNVASNAVFDLYTLQNQHLNSVILNSTFIRQDKNSNVLTNTISLYGGTIRNNHHVLLDGEHCENNTYGMYLMDNKQHVDNFTSIDHSKPNCLSNEHFKGVMDGEATAAFSGRIYVRRDAQKTLAYQSNNNLLLSDDAQINTKPQLIIDADDVKCSHGATVGQMDEDALFYLRARGIDEKEARQMLMFAFAHEIIEKIRVEPLKDRIDALVDTRLRGEISKCNTCAIACKN, via the coding sequence ATGGCCGACATAAATACAATAAATAAGGATTTCGCTGATCTGTTCGAACAAGGCAAAGAATTGCTTTCGAATGGTTCTTCTGCTTGCATGAATGAGGCTCGTGGAAAAGCTTTCGTTCAGTTTCAGAAATTAGGCGTTCCTACTCGTGCCAACGAGAATTACAAATACACCAACCTAATACCAGCATTCGATCATCCGTATAATGTGAATCTTCGCTATATGGAAGTGGATGTTGACCTGAATGATATCTTTCAGTGCGATGTTCCTGAGTTGGATACCAATATGGTATTGCTAACGAATGGATGGTTTTATGGCAACAATAAAGTGCTTACCGAATTGCCCGAAGGAGTTATCGTTTGTGGTATTCAGGAGGCAGCACAAAAATATCCTGATATTTTTAATGCACATTACGGCAAGTATGCCAAGCCCGAAGAGGATGGCATTGTAGCATTAAACACAGCTTTGGCAAAAGATGGTTTATTCATTTATGTGCCCAAAGGTGTTGTGATTGAAAGAGCAATTCAAGTGGTGAATCTTTTGAGATCTGATCGCGATTTAATGGCAACTCAACGTAATTTGTTTGTGATTGAAGAGAATGCTCAGGCTAAAATTATTGTTTGTGATCATACTTTAACACATCATAAATACCTAAGCAATTCTGTTACAGAGGTAAATGTTGCATCAAATGCCGTGTTTGATTTGTATACCTTGCAAAATCAGCATTTAAATTCTGTTATTCTGAATTCAACATTTATTCGTCAGGATAAGAATTCAAATGTGCTGACCAATACCATTTCTCTTTACGGAGGAACCATTCGCAACAATCATCATGTATTGTTGGATGGCGAGCATTGTGAAAACAATACTTACGGAATGTATTTGATGGACAACAAACAGCATGTTGATAATTTTACATCGATAGATCATTCAAAACCGAATTGCTTAAGCAACGAGCATTTCAAAGGAGTTATGGATGGCGAAGCAACGGCAGCATTTTCAGGGCGGATCTATGTTCGTCGTGATGCTCAAAAAACATTGGCTTATCAGTCAAATAACAATCTGTTGTTGAGCGATGACGCTCAAATCAATACAAAACCTCAGTTGATTATTGATGCTGATGATGTGAAATGTAGTCATGGAGCCACAGTTGGTCAGATGGATGAAGATGCATTGTTCTATCTTCGTGCAAGAGGAATTGATGAAAAAGAAGCCCGTCAGATGTTGATGTTTGCTTTTGCTCACGAAATAATTGAAAAAATTAGAGTTGAACCGCTTAAGGATCGAATTGATGCATTGGTTGATACAAGATTGAGAGGTGAAATATCAAAATGCAATACATGTGCGATTGCCTGCAAAAATTAG
- a CDS encoding cysteine desulfurase codes for MTIDINKIRKDFPILGELIYGKPLVYFDNAATTQKPRQVIDKLTEYYYRYNSNIHRGVHYLSNKSTDGNENARIIVQNFINAKHSHEVIFTSGATESINLVANSFGDRFISEGDEMIVSELEHHSNIVPWQLICERKKATLKVLPFNDQGELMIEKLDDLITDRTKIIAVNHISNSLGTINPIRKIIGIAHAKNVRVLIDAAQSVQHKKIDVQDLDVDFLVFSGHKIYGPTGIGVLYGKEELLNEMSPWKGGGEMIQEVTFEKTTYNELPYKFEAGTPNYIDAIGLGAAIEYVESIGIENIDDYEQELLTYATEKLLSIDGLRIYGTAAKKTSVISFLVEGIHFYDMGMLLDQMGIAVRTGTHCTEPVMQHFGIDGTVRASFSFYNTKEEIDVLCNGILKVCKMFAVK; via the coding sequence ATGACAATAGATATTAATAAAATACGTAAAGATTTTCCCATTCTTGGGGAATTGATTTACGGCAAGCCTCTTGTTTACTTTGATAATGCGGCAACAACTCAAAAGCCTCGTCAGGTAATTGATAAGTTGACCGAGTATTATTACAGGTACAATTCCAATATTCACCGTGGTGTTCATTACCTGAGCAACAAATCCACCGATGGAAATGAGAATGCAAGAATAATTGTACAGAATTTCATCAATGCAAAACATTCGCATGAAGTAATTTTCACCAGCGGAGCCACCGAATCAATTAATCTGGTTGCCAATTCATTTGGCGATCGATTTATCTCGGAAGGCGATGAGATGATTGTTTCTGAATTGGAACATCACTCCAATATTGTGCCCTGGCAACTAATTTGTGAACGGAAAAAAGCAACTTTAAAAGTATTGCCTTTTAACGATCAAGGGGAATTGATGATAGAGAAATTGGATGATTTAATTACGGATCGTACAAAAATTATTGCGGTAAATCACATCTCCAATTCATTGGGAACCATTAATCCGATCCGTAAAATAATCGGGATTGCGCATGCTAAAAATGTTCGTGTTTTAATTGATGCCGCTCAATCGGTTCAGCACAAAAAAATCGATGTTCAGGATTTGGATGTGGATTTTCTGGTGTTCTCCGGACATAAAATTTACGGACCAACCGGAATTGGTGTTTTATACGGCAAGGAAGAATTGCTGAATGAAATGTCACCTTGGAAAGGTGGAGGTGAAATGATTCAGGAAGTTACTTTCGAAAAAACAACCTACAACGAACTACCTTATAAATTCGAAGCTGGAACGCCAAATTATATCGATGCAATCGGATTGGGTGCTGCAATTGAATATGTGGAGAGTATTGGAATTGAAAATATCGATGACTACGAACAGGAACTGTTGACATACGCAACTGAAAAGTTACTTTCAATAGATGGTTTACGAATTTATGGAACTGCAGCTAAAAAAACTTCCGTAATTTCATTTTTGGTGGAAGGAATTCATTTCTATGATATGGGAATGCTGCTCGACCAAATGGGAATTGCAGTAAGAACCGGCACACATTGCACCGAGCCGGTAATGCAGCATTTTGGAATCGACGGGACAGTTCGGGCTTCATTTTCCTTTTACAATACAAAGGAAGAAATAGATGTACTTTGTAATGGCATTTTGAAAGTTTGCAAAATGTTTGCAGTAAAATAG
- a CDS encoding SufE family protein: protein MTINEIQEDIIEEFAGFEDWMDKYAYLIELGTDLSGLDAKYQTESNLIKGCQSKVWFNASLENGVVKLEADSDAIIVKGIAALLIRVFNNQTPEDIMNADLKFIDEIGLKQHLSPTRSNGLVSMVKQIKMYGIAFSHVSKQAK from the coding sequence ATGACAATAAACGAAATTCAGGAAGATATAATTGAAGAATTTGCAGGATTTGAAGATTGGATGGACAAATACGCCTATCTAATTGAGTTGGGAACAGATCTTTCCGGTTTAGATGCGAAATATCAAACAGAATCGAATCTGATAAAGGGTTGTCAGTCTAAAGTTTGGTTCAATGCATCACTCGAAAATGGTGTAGTCAAATTGGAGGCCGACAGCGATGCAATTATCGTAAAAGGAATTGCAGCTTTGTTAATTCGTGTTTTCAACAATCAAACTCCTGAAGACATAATGAATGCCGATTTAAAATTTATTGACGAAATCGGTTTAAAGCAACATTTATCTCCTACCCGCTCTAATGGGTTGGTTTCCATGGTAAAACAAATAAAAATGTATGGAATTGCTTTCAGTCATGTAAGCAAACAAGCAAAATAA
- a CDS encoding iron-sulfur cluster assembly protein: MGKRETEAIIVEVLKTIYDPEIPVNIYDLGLIYEIDLYEEDEVKITMTLTAPNCPMADQILEEVNERTKSLPQIEDVTVVLTFDPPWDKDMMTEEAKLELGFL; encoded by the coding sequence ATGGGAAAAAGGGAAACAGAAGCAATAATCGTTGAGGTTTTAAAAACCATTTACGATCCGGAAATTCCAGTGAATATTTACGATCTGGGATTGATATATGAAATTGATCTGTACGAGGAAGATGAGGTTAAAATCACAATGACTCTTACAGCTCCAAACTGTCCGATGGCCGACCAAATTTTGGAAGAGGTGAACGAAAGAACAAAATCGTTGCCGCAAATCGAAGATGTAACCGTTGTGTTAACCTTCGATCCACCTTGGGACAAGGATATGATGACCGAAGAAGCAAAACTCGAATTGGGTTTTCTCTAA
- the queG gene encoding tRNA epoxyqueuosine(34) reductase QueG: MNLTLTAKSNLIKAKAIELGLDLCGIAKADFLADEKENLQSWLDKKYHGEMLYMANNIEKRLDPRLLVENTKSIVVVGLNYFPKEQQHDSEAPVIAKYAYGKDYHFVLKDRLNQLLEYINAEIGEVSGRAFVDSAPVLEHAWAKKAGLGWIGKNSLLLNRKIGSFLFLGELLIDMELEYEETKEIDFCGGCSKCIRACPTGAITEPYVVNGSKCISYFTIELKGEIPEEMNGKFENRVFGCDICQDVCPWNRMAKPHSVPEFEPNPELLSLSKAEWEQMDTHKFAEIFKNSAVKRTKFKGLKRNLDFLTETNTENTPGIDNIP; the protein is encoded by the coding sequence ATGAATCTTACTCTCACTGCAAAATCAAACCTCATAAAAGCCAAAGCTATCGAGCTTGGTTTGGATCTTTGTGGAATCGCAAAAGCAGATTTTCTGGCGGATGAAAAAGAGAATTTACAATCTTGGTTAGATAAAAAATATCATGGTGAGATGTTGTATATGGCCAACAATATCGAAAAGCGACTGGATCCCCGTTTGTTGGTCGAAAATACAAAGTCGATTGTTGTTGTTGGTTTAAATTATTTCCCCAAAGAACAGCAGCATGATTCCGAAGCACCGGTAATTGCAAAATATGCTTATGGAAAAGATTATCACTTCGTACTAAAGGATAGATTAAATCAACTTTTGGAATACATCAATGCAGAAATTGGCGAAGTTTCGGGTCGAGCATTTGTCGATTCAGCTCCAGTATTGGAACATGCCTGGGCAAAAAAGGCAGGTTTAGGCTGGATAGGAAAAAACTCATTGCTTCTCAATCGTAAAATCGGTTCGTTTCTTTTTCTGGGCGAATTGTTAATCGATATGGAATTGGAATATGAGGAAACCAAGGAAATTGATTTTTGCGGAGGTTGCAGTAAATGCATTCGGGCTTGTCCTACCGGAGCAATTACAGAGCCTTACGTAGTTAATGGAAGCAAATGTATTTCCTATTTCACCATCGAACTCAAGGGTGAAATTCCTGAAGAAATGAATGGGAAATTCGAAAACCGGGTATTTGGTTGTGATATTTGTCAGGATGTGTGTCCATGGAATCGCATGGCAAAACCTCATTCCGTTCCCGAATTTGAACCAAATCCAGAACTGCTCTCTTTGTCAAAAGCAGAATGGGAACAAATGGATACTCATAAATTTGCGGAGATCTTCAAAAATTCGGCTGTGAAACGAACAAAATTCAAAGGATTAAAACGCAATCTCGATTTTCTTACCGAAACAAACACTGAAAATACCCCGGGAATCGACAACATCCCTTAA
- a CDS encoding alpha/beta hydrolase yields MEHYIYHANTDKGSKLFFQLWQPLAAPKAVICLVHGIGEHSSRYHDWAEQFVEKNIAVLSYDQRGHGLSDGKRGVIASYEKLMDDVDFALEEVKKHFEDIPCFLYGHSMGGGEVLNHLISRKSDYLGVISTSPWIVTQAAPPKTAMSILRVLANLVPFLSVKTSFDTKMLSHNKEVCIKYDEDELVHHMVSFRLFVDAYDAGYGVLRNPDKVKKPLLLLHGSGDQITDPNASKIFSEGVEDLCTYIQYDKAYHELHNEFCQQKVFVDIINWLEARLEEKN; encoded by the coding sequence ATGGAGCACTATATTTATCATGCAAATACAGATAAAGGAAGCAAGTTGTTTTTCCAGCTTTGGCAACCACTTGCTGCACCCAAAGCAGTAATTTGTTTGGTGCATGGTATCGGCGAGCATTCCTCCAGATATCACGATTGGGCTGAACAATTTGTGGAAAAGAACATTGCTGTTTTAAGTTACGACCAGCGGGGCCATGGTTTGTCTGATGGAAAAAGAGGAGTTATTGCCTCTTACGAAAAATTAATGGATGATGTTGATTTCGCGCTGGAAGAAGTAAAAAAGCATTTTGAGGATATACCATGCTTTTTATATGGTCATAGCATGGGAGGAGGAGAGGTTTTAAATCATTTAATTTCGCGAAAGTCGGATTATTTAGGAGTCATTTCTACTTCACCTTGGATTGTTACACAGGCAGCACCCCCTAAAACAGCAATGTCTATTCTTAGAGTGTTGGCGAATTTAGTTCCTTTTTTAAGTGTAAAAACGAGTTTTGATACTAAAATGTTATCTCATAATAAGGAGGTGTGCATTAAATATGATGAGGATGAATTGGTGCATCACATGGTTTCATTCAGATTATTTGTCGACGCATATGATGCCGGATACGGTGTTTTGCGGAATCCGGATAAAGTAAAAAAGCCATTATTGCTGCTTCATGGCAGTGGTGATCAGATAACAGATCCAAATGCCAGTAAGATTTTTTCAGAGGGAGTTGAGGATTTGTGCACCTATATTCAGTACGATAAAGCTTATCATGAATTGCATAATGAATTTTGTCAGCAAAAGGTTTTTGTTGATATTATTAATTGGTTAGAAGCTCGATTGGAAGAGAAAAACTAA
- a CDS encoding GSCFA domain-containing protein, with translation MANFRTEVKISESRDKLNYNSKAIMLGSCFTENIGAQLSKYKFDVNINPFGVIYNPISVGNSLKILIENKKFREEDLNFANDMWFSFSHHGRFSNADVNECLDAINTEIKKSSLDLANSDVLYITFGTAWVYELLDTGEIVSNCHKLPAREFHRYRLDVDEIVQFYKKLIVSLAIFNPDLKIVFTVSPIRHWKDGAHGNQLSKATLLLAIEQLVELFEQVSYFPSYEIVMDELRDYRFYAEDMLHMNTTSVNYIWTRFVDTYMENETLAVMKRVDKIVSAASHRPFNPDTISHQQFITSTLRDVGKLESQYPNIVFDKEKSLLLKNLHH, from the coding sequence ATGGCAAATTTTAGAACTGAGGTGAAAATTTCTGAATCGAGAGATAAGTTGAATTACAATTCAAAAGCAATCATGTTGGGTTCTTGTTTTACCGAGAATATTGGAGCGCAACTGAGTAAATATAAATTTGATGTCAATATTAATCCATTTGGAGTAATATACAATCCGATAAGTGTTGGCAATAGTCTGAAAATACTAATAGAGAACAAAAAGTTTCGTGAGGAAGATTTAAATTTCGCTAATGATATGTGGTTTAGTTTTTCTCATCATGGGCGATTCTCAAATGCCGATGTAAACGAATGTTTAGATGCAATCAATACTGAAATTAAAAAGTCATCATTGGATTTGGCAAATTCAGATGTTCTTTACATTACATTCGGAACAGCCTGGGTTTATGAATTGCTCGATACTGGAGAGATAGTTTCTAATTGTCATAAATTACCTGCCAGGGAATTTCATCGTTACCGCTTGGATGTTGATGAAATTGTACAATTTTATAAAAAATTGATTGTCTCTTTGGCAATTTTTAATCCAGACCTAAAAATTGTATTTACGGTGAGTCCAATCCGACATTGGAAGGATGGAGCTCATGGAAATCAGCTTAGTAAAGCAACATTGCTTCTGGCAATTGAGCAGTTGGTTGAGCTCTTTGAACAAGTGTCTTACTTTCCATCTTACGAAATTGTAATGGATGAATTAAGAGACTATCGGTTTTACGCAGAGGACATGTTACATATGAATACTACATCTGTTAATTATATTTGGACTCGTTTTGTTGATACATATATGGAGAATGAAACACTTGCCGTGATGAAACGGGTCGATAAAATTGTTTCGGCGGCCAGTCATCGGCCCTTTAATCCAGACACGATTAGTCATCAGCAGTTTATTACCAGTACTTTACGTGATGTGGGGAAGTTAGAGAGTCAATACCCAAATATTGTTTTTGATAAAGAAAAGTCACTATTATTAAAAAATCTTCACCATTAG